DNA from Verrucomicrobiota bacterium:
GTTGGCCGGCTCGTTCCAGAGTTCGACCAACGGATGCGCGTAATCTTTCTCCTGGAGGGTAAAAAACTGATCCTCCTTGTCCACCTGCCCGCGCACCTGCCCGTACGCCGCCGGAAGAAATTGGTATTTCTTCAACAACTGATCGTTGTAAAAATTGACGAGCAGATTGGCACCGGGGAAAATCATCAAGCCGCCACCCCGGCGCAAATATTGCTCCAGCACTGGCAGCGTGGTCAACGGCAGCTCAGACACATTGGCCAGCACCACCGCGTCATAGTCATCAAACCGCGCATTGTTCAATTCGAGCAGATTCATGACCGTGGTCTTGATGAAATACTGGTTCGCCTCCGCCGGCGGCACCGGTTGAAAGGCGTGGCGCAGGAAGAAGGTCTGGCTCTCGCGCGGCTCCCGCCCGGGATCACCGTCCACCAGCAACACCCGCACTTCGCGGATGGCCCGAATCGCCATGGTCCGAACATCATCGGCCGGCACGCGGTCCTCCGGAATGCGGGCCGTCACCCAGTGGTACCCTTCACTGCGAAAACGGGCAAAGACCGAGACGCTCTTGGAGGCCCCGCCCGGCAGCACGTCCACAAACGTCTCATCCTGAGGCGCATCGCCATCCACGCTCAGGCTGACTTTGATGCCCGTAACCTCCTCACGCCCATAGTTACTGACGCGCACTTCCAGGCGAACGGGAAAATTCACCGGCGAGAGCCCGCTAGCCAAGCGCATGCCGCTGACGCCAAGATTCCGTTCCTCGCGGTCGCCCACGAACACGATCCGCGTCTGAATCTGGTCCTTCTTGGCAGTTTCCAGCAGTTTCTGGATGTCCGCCAGATGTTTCCAGCCCACCGCCTGCGTATCGGTAACGAGGTAAATTTCTTTGCGCAATCCGCGCGCTTTGCGCAAGGTATCCACGGCGCGCTTCAAGGAAGGCAGCAGGTCCGTGCCCCGGTCTGAAAGTCGTGCATCCCGCACTACTTTGCGGACGAGGTTCATGTCCATGGTGGGCTCGGCAATCACGGCATTGGCCACGTCCGACCCCAGCAACACAGACACCGAAGAGCCGGCCGGCATGGTGCTGATGGCCTGTTCCCCGGCCT
Protein-coding regions in this window:
- a CDS encoding BatA domain-containing protein, with protein sequence MTFLNLGLLFGVTAIAVPIIIHLLNRRRFQRVVWAAMRFLKTSVEQNQKRMRIEDLILLILRCVLVALIALALARPALRSSATNFLGGKVTGVLILDNSYSMSQTDGVLSRFEKGKQAGEQAISTMPAGSSVSVLLGSDVANAVIAEPTMDMNLVRKVVRDARLSDRGTDLLPSLKRAVDTLRKARGLRKEIYLVTDTQAVGWKHLADIQKLLETAKKDQIQTRIVFVGDREERNLGVSGMRLASGLSPVNFPVRLEVRVSNYGREEVTGIKVSLSVDGDAPQDETFVDVLPGGASKSVSVFARFRSEGYHWVTARIPEDRVPADDVRTMAIRAIREVRVLLVDGDPGREPRESQTFFLRHAFQPVPPAEANQYFIKTTVMNLLELNNARFDDYDAVVLANVSELPLTTLPVLEQYLRRGGGLMIFPGANLLVNFYNDQLLKKYQFLPAAYGQVRGQVDKEDQFFTLQEKDYAHPLVELWNEPANGTLASAHFYRAFELLPAAWSADDNRNLEAARQTSLPMAGEPRVVLRFGDGQPALMERSWGLGRVIQFCSTANTAWNDLAVRPSFVPLLHRALGAIVQRQDEGLNLRVGDQFIHRLLNEQIGRDVVVIPPGDPQNPQRDLRRVELLHGLPTLTYDGTDYSGVYEASLSGDTAKVIRFAAQPDAAESSLEEIPAGQLKDLENLAQVIRWKPGVPLRDIVTQERVGMELWLPLLLAALILAMVETFLAQHFSRTK